TTCCTTGACCGTCATCACGACCGTCGATTTATCTTTAGATACTAAGGTTACAGGAAGGTCTGGCTCAAAAAATTCAGCCATGACCTGGCGACAAGCACCACATGGAGAGATGGGCTTTTCTGTTTGCCCGTAGATAATGAGCTCTTTGAAATCGCGAGCTCCTTCAGAAACAGCTTTAAAAATGGCTGTCCGTTCTCCACAGTTGGTTAAACCAAAACTGGCATTTTCGATATTAACCCCTGTATAGATTTCTCCATCCTTCGTTAGCAGTACAGCTCCAATTGGGAAATGAGAGTAAGGCACATAGGCTTGTTTACTCACTTCAACTGCTAAGTCAATCAACTCAGTAGTCGCCATGAGCCACCTTTCCTTCCATGATGGCTACACCAGAAGAAGTCCCAATACGGGTCGCACCAGCTTCGATAAAAGCAAGAGCATCTTCATAAGAGCGAGCACCACCAGAAGCTTTAACACCCATGTCGGGTCCAACAGTTTGACGCATTAAGGCCACATCTTCTACCGTTGCTCCTCCAGTTGAAAAGCCAGTTGAAGTCTTCACAAAGTCTGCGCCAGCTGACTTAGCAATTTGGCAAGCAACGATCTTTTCATCATCTGATAAGAGACAAGTCTCAATGATGACTTTGACCAGCTTATCACCGCTCGCTTCGACTACAGCTTGGATATCTTCCTCAACTAGTGCTAAATTCTTAGACTTAAGAGCCCCGATATTAATGACCATGTCAATCTCATCGGCACCATTTTGAATCGCATTTTTTGTTTCACACGCTTTGACAAATGGTGTATTTGCTCCTAAAGGAAAACCAATGACGGTACAAACTTTAACGTCTGAATCACGCAAGCCCTCAGTCGCAAAATTCACCCATGTCGGGTTCACACAGACACTCGCAAAATCATAAGCCTTAGCTTCTTCGATCAGCTTTTCGATCTGTTCTTGTTGCGCATCTGGTTTTAAAAGAGTGTGATCGATATATTTATTTAACTTCATACAATCTCCTGAGCTGCTTAAGATATTATTTCAATAATTTCTTTAACGCTTTCAGCCCTTTCTAGTATTTTAACATTTTTTTTGAATTCTGTAACTCTTTCTTGTGAATTTTTTTCATTCATGAAAATACGGGCAATGCGTTCCCCTTTTTTGACGTGCTCTCCCACTTTTTTGTCAAACACAATCCCTGTTTCGTAATCGAGGGGATCTGATTTGACAGCACGGCCAGCACCCAAGCGCATGGCAAACAAGCCAAACTCCATGGCAGGTAAAGCAGCAATGACGCCATCTTTGTCCGCTGTTACTTCAAGGACCTGATCCACTTTGACGGGACGATGCAAATCTTCTAAGTCTCCACCTTGAGCCGCGACCATTTCTTCAAACTTCGCTAAAGCTTGACCATTGGTCAAGTGTTCATGAATGGCTTCAATCGATTGATCTACATTGGCCAATTTCAACATGATTTGTGCTAATTCACAAATAAACTCTGTGACATCAGCACGCCCCTGTCCTTTTAGAATATCCAGGGCTTCCAAAATCTCTAAACGATTACCAATGCTGGTTCCCAAAGGTTGGCTCATATCTGTAATGACAGCGATGGTTTTCCGACCCACTGCATTTCCAAGATCCACCATGGTACGGGCTAAGCGACGAGCATCCTCAATATTCTTCATAAAGGCACCCTCGCCCACTGTCACGTCCAAAAGAATGGCATCCGCACCAGCAGCAATTTTCTTACTCATGACGGAGCTAGCAATCAAAGGAATGGTATCCACTGTCGCCGTTACATCACGCAGAGCATACAAGAGTTTGTCTGCTTTTACGAGTTGGTCGGATTGACCAATGACCGATAAGCCGATCTCCTGCACCTGCTGGATAAATTCCTCTTGAGTCCGTTCAATCTGAAAGCCTTTAATGGATTCCAACTTATCGATGGTCCCACCTGTGTGGCCTAAGCCACGACCACTCATTTTGGCAACCGGCACTCCGAAACTCGCAACCAAAGGCACCAAGACCAAGGTCACCTTGTCTCCCACACCACCAGTCGAATGTTTGTCTACCTTGATTCCTGGAATAGCTGACAGATCAAACTGTTGCCCTGTTCGGACCATCTTCATGGTCATATGAGAAATTTCTTCCGTCGTCATCCCTTTAAAATAAACGGCCATAGCAAAAGCGGACATTTGGTAATCTGGAACCGTTCCAGCCACATAGCCCTCAATCAGCCATTCAATTTCTTCCTTGTTTAAGGCAAGACCATCTCTTTTTTTCTGAATGATATCTACTGCTCTCATGATTCTTTCTCACTTCTTAAAATATAATAGCCTTTGTCTTTTTTTACGGTCTCACAATTGCCAAACGTCTCTTCCATCTTGGCCTTAGCGCTGGGAGCTCCTTGTTTTTTTTGAATGACAATGGTCAAATCTCCACTTGGTTTCAAATGTTCAAAACTACCAGTGATCACTTGGTGAACGACTTTCTTACCAGCTCGGATTGGCGGATTGCTGATCACATGGTCAAAGACCCCTTCTACTGCTTCATAGACATCTGAAGAAAAGATCTGAGCTTCCACGCCGTTTCGGCTGGCATTTTTCTGAGCCAAGTCCAGCGCCCGCTCATTGACATCCACCATGGTCACGGCAACTCCCTGGGCTTTAGCGAGAGAGAGGCCAATTGGACCATAGCCACAGCCAACATCGAGGACACTTTCCCCTTCTTGAAAATCCAGGGTTGATAAGAGCACCTGGCTTCCATAGTCAATCATTTTTTTACTAAAGACGCCGGCGTCCGTATAAAAATTCATCTTTTGTCCCAATAAAACAACAGCCAGATCATGAATATCATGGGCTGCATCTGGGTTTACATCGAAATACATTTTACTCATAAGGTTATTTTATCATAATTCACTCCTTTTTTAAATCGTTTACATGACCTCTAAAAATTGGTATACTAAAGACTACAATAGGAGTGACATATGGACAAAGAATTTCTACATTTTGAAAAAATTAATCGGGAAACCTGGCAAAATTTGCACCGCAAAACCACCCCACCACTCTCTCAAACAGAGCTCAATTCTATTAAAAGTTTTAACGACCGCATCAACCTCCAAGATGTACGTGACGTCTACCTGCCTTTGACAAACCTGATTGGAATCTACAAGCGTTCCAAAGAAGATTTGGCCTTCTCAAAAGGTATTTTTCTTCAAAAAACGAGTGAGCGCCAACCCTTTATCATTGGTGTTTCAGGAAGCGTAGCGGTTGGAAAATCTACCACTAGCCGTTTACTTCAAATCCTGCTGTCACGAACCTTCGAAGGCTCGACTGTAGAGTTGGTAACAACGGATGGTTTTCTCTATCCAAATGCTATCTTAAAAGAACAAGAGATCCTCAATCGAAAAGGATTTCCGGAAAGCTATGATATGGAATTGCTCCTTGATTTTCTCAATCAAATTAAAAACAACAAGAGCGTAGAAATCCCTGTCTATTCCCACGAAATATACGATATTGTCCCAGATGAGAAGCAAACCATTTTACCGGCTGATTTTGTCATTGTCGAAGGGATCAATGTCTTTCAAAATCCACAAAATGACAGTCTCTATATGACCGATTTCTTTGATTTTTCGATCTATGTGGATGCCGCGGTCAACGATATCGAATCTTGGTATATCGATCGCTTCCAAAAACTCCTTGCATTAGCTCAGAATGATCCCAATAACTACTACTATCGATTTACAGAGCAACCCCTAGAAGAAGTTTTAAGCATGGCCCATCAGGTCTGGGAATCCATTAATTTAGTCAACTTGCAACATTACATCCAACCAACCAGAAATCGAGCTGATCTGATTCTCCATAAGGCAACCAACCATGAAATTGACGAAATTTATCTCAAACGCTAGAGAAAATGGCCTGTTAACGGTACTTTTTTAAGGAAAAGCTATTTTAGGCTTGTCAAATCTTAACTTTTCATATATAATGAGATAGTTAGATTATCAATGGAGGTGAATAACTTGGCAAACATTAAATCAGCTATCAAACGCGCTGAATTGAACGTTAAACAAAACGAAAAAAACTCAGCTCAAAAATCAGCTATGCGTACTGCAATCAAAGCTTTTGAAGCAAACCCATCTGAAGAACTTTACCGCGCTGCTAGCTCAGCTATCGATAAAGCAGAAACTAAAGGTTTGATCCACAAGAACAAAGCTAGCCGTGATAAAGCACGTCTTGCAGCGAAACTTGGTTAATCAAGAACAGCATAAAAATCAAGCTCTCCGGAGCTTTTTTTGTTCCTAAATTTTTGAGAGGTGCTTATGAAAATTGTTATTATCGGCTATTCTGGATCTGGAAAATCTACCTTGGCTGGAGCCTTATCTCGCTACTACTCCATCCCCAAGCTTCATATGGATACCCTCCAATTTCAACCCGGCTGGATAGACAGTGACCGGGATTGGATGGAGGGACAGATGAAACAGTTTCTTAGCCAACATAAAGACTGGGTCATTGATGGAAATTATTCTTGGTGTTGCTATGAGGAAAGAATGGAGCAAGCCGACCACATTATCTTTCTCAATTTCTCTCGTTGGAACTGCCTCTATAGAGCCTGGAAACGATTCCGTCGTTATAAGGGACGCGTTCGCGAGAGTATGGCAGCAGGCTGCCCTGAACGCTTTGACTGGGAATTCATCCGTTGGATCCTTTGGGACGGTCGAACCAAGAAGGCCAAAGAAAGGTATCGAAATATCCGTTCTACCTATCCCGATAAATTCATCTCTCTCAAGAATCAAAAAGAGCTGGATGCGTTTCTAAAAAACATACAATAAAAAGGTTGGGATATCAATCCCAACCTTTTTTATTTATCAACGTAATCGCCACCAGTGAAGCCATAGTATTCTTCCAGACTCAAACCCGAGTCAGCGATATCCTGTGCTTCTTTTCCGATATAGCGGAGATGCCAGCTCTCTGGCATGTAGCCTGTCACTTTTTCTTTTCCTTCTTGGTAACGAACCACAAAGCCATATTTAGCGGCGTTCTTAAGCAACCACTTACTTGGTCCAGGTTCTGTCACCAGATTACCACTGGTATCGATCAAATCAAAGGTCAAACCAGTTTGGTGTTCACTATAACCCGGTCTTGCGGAATAACGATCTGCTGCCTCCTGACCATCTTGATTGACATAGTTTTGATAGAGGCCAACTTGGGTATCGTAGCTACGAAAACCACTATATTGGTCACTGATCGGATATCCTTCTGCCTGCATGGCTGCGATCAATTCATGAAGGGCTGAAACAGCTTCAGGATCTTCACCTGGGTTAAAGTCAGGCGACAAGGGATAATGTTTGTTGGCGATCATGACCTCACCATATTTCCCTTTGACACTATAGTAGGAACCATTATAGCTGACACCAGAATCCACTTTCACATCTGACTTACCAGCTTTTGACGACTCTTCTTTTCCTGTCTCTTTTGACGTATCCTTTGCAGAAGACGTTTCTTTGGAAGACTTGGTTTGCGTTTGCTTGGTCTCTTCTTTTGCAGAAGATTTAGAACTAGTGGATTGAGATTGGGAGCAAGCTGTCAGGGTTAACAAGGCAACTGTCACCAAAGTTAATTTGGAAAATCTTGCTTTCATGAGGAATCTCCTATGATTCTTTTGTTACGACAATATCCGTAATCACATAACTTGCACCTACTTTTTTCAAAGTGTAGGTCTTGTACTTGCGGTTTTGTGAATCTGGATGGCTATCTGTATAATGCACGGTAAAGTCTTCATAAGTCTTGATCGTTACCACACCATTTTCTTCAGTGACACTTTGAATGTCCAAAGCACCTGGAGTATAGTAGTCAATCTTAGCCTTTCGAACACCATCACCAGTTGTGAACTCAACCATGTCTTTGTAGGCTTGACTTTGTGTGTCATAGTATTTAGAGTAGGTGTTATTTCGATTTGAAACGGAGCTAAAGACAGCGTCGCGGTACTCTTTCAAGAATTCTTCCGCCAAGGTCCGATTTTGTTCTTCTTTGGCTGCTTGCGCTTTCTTAGCATCTTGTGCACTCTTGATGCGTTTTAGGGTATCTTTGGCTAGTTTGAGTTCGATCGGATCGTTCTCACCCTCTTCAATCGTCACCTTAGCCTTTTCAGTTGTATAGGTTTCCCCATTCATGTTGAAGACGGCATGTACTTCAATTTCTTGATAAGGGATGCTATCTACTTCAAAGGTTGTGCTGGTTCCGACTTCTTTGCCGTTAACCACAACCTTTACATCTGTTGGGTTTTCAACTTCATCTGGGAACTCAACTTCTAAATTGCGTTTTTCAGAATTCAACTGCAATTCTAAATTATTCTTGGTTGCTTTTTTAGGATTGAGATGGATCTTAGAAGTGACATTTCCGACCTCTGTTTTAGCAGTCAATTCCATTTCTTTTGTATTGTAATGGAAAGAACCAAGGTCTGTCACTGCATCTTTCTTCAAGGTCACGGTTTTATTGGCAGCCACTTTGAGTTTGGCTTGGTCCAAATTGGTCTTGACCTTCACTTGCACTGGATAGCTAGCCACACGATATTCTTGGAAGATTCCAAATTTCTTGTCCGCCTTTTCCAAACCAAAGATCTTGTTTCCAGATTTATCCGTATAGCTGCCTTCTCCACCATTATCGATGATCTTGTTCAACTCTGTACCGATATCAATCCCTTGATCTTCCATGCTGGTAATAAAGCTTTCGGCTTCATCCTTTGTCCATTTATCGTTATCGGTTGAAAGCAGATCTGCTGCTTCGCGATAATCCTTGGTGTCCACTGCCTTAATAAATTTATCTGCAGTCACTTCGACACGCGTTGTTGACTGGAAGTAAAAGAAGGCTGCTACCAAAGCGATCACAAGGACTGCAATAGCAGAAATAATCCCAATTTTCTTCTTGGAAAGTTTCTTTTCACCCTTCGTTTTAGGGGCCTTTTGTTTTTTCTGAGCTGGGCCTGCTTCTGTAACATTTGGACCAGCAAAGACCTGCGTTTGCTCAGCGGCAAGTGGAGTCGTATACTCTTGAGTTTGCTGTTGAGGGACATATTCCTGTGTTTCTTCAGTTGCATCTGGGGTTACAAATTCTGCTTCAGGCACAGGTCCTACAAAAAACTCAAAGTTTTGACTTTTAGCCGCGGTAAATTCTTCTGCACTTGGCTTGCGGCCATAGGTTTCTTCAAAATGTTGCAACCAAGCCTGACGAGCTGCTAGAAGTGGATCGACATTCTTCACTTCTTCAACTGGTTCAACCCCTGGTTCCTCAACAGGAGCGACTTCCTCAGCTGGGGCATTTCCTGCGATAGACTGAATTTGTTTCAAATCAAATCCACAAGCTTTCCCAGCCATAAACTCTTCTGGTGACGGTTTGCGACCGATCACTTTTTCAAATAATTCAACCCATTTCTTTTGCATGGATCTCTTCTCCCTCATTATAAAATAGGGAAAGTGGGTCCCCCCACCTTCCGTTTTGTGATATTGTTAGAATCCAAAGTTAGAGAAATTTGGAGCACTTGGAATAAATCCTACGGCTACTTGTTCTAAAATACGAGCATTCACATAAATGACAAAGATGGCAATGAGAAGCAAGACAACAGATGATGCTACTAGAAGCAATAATTTATCTGCTTTAAAGCTTGTCTTGTTCAATCCTTGATGAACGACATAGCATGTTCCAACAAAGAACAAGAAGAAAATAAGGAAGTTTACAAAGCCATAAAATTCATAAACTTTTACAAGACCTACTAAGAAAGCAAGAAGGGCAAGTGGCAAAGTGTAAACAGACAAACGTCCAAACTCTTCAAATGAACGACCGTAACTGTATTCCTTATCTTGAAGAACCACACGACGAACAAAGAATCCAGCTACTTGGAAGGCGTAAAGGCTAAAGAATAGGGAAATCAATGTCAACATAAAGGCACGGAAATCCATTCCATAACCACCTGTAAATCCACTAGCTGTGAAGAAAGTGCCCAAGGTCAAGACAAAGGCAGTTAAGACATACTGTAAAATTCCGTTAAGTGCTTTTGGATTTTCTACAGCCGTTGGACGTTTCAAAGCTGAAAGGAACCAATTCCAGTAACCACCAACGGCTACACCAAATTGACTTGGTTGGGCAGGATAAGGTTGTCCTGGTTGACCTTGGTAAGGAGCTTGTTGATAAGCTGCTTGAGTCGGTTGTTGGTAGGCTTGTTGGAAAGCTGGCCCATTCGCTGGAGCAGCTTGAGGAGCCGGTTCTTGAACTGGAGCTGCAACTGGTTCTTCTGCAGGAGCAGCTGGCGCTGCGACAAACTCTGGAGCTTGTGGAGCTGCGACTGGTTCTTCAACAGGGGCAGTTGGTGCTGCGACAAAGTCTGGGGCTTGTGGCGCTGCGACTGGTTCTTCAACAGGGGCAGTTGGCGCTGCAACAAACTCTGGAGCTTGTGGAGCAGCAACTGGTTCTTCCACAGGGGCAGTTGGTGCTGCGACAAATTCTGGGGCTTGTGGAGCAGCAACTGGTTCTTCCACAGGGGCAGTTGGTGCTGCGACAAATTCTGGGGCTTGTGGGGTTTCTGGAACCACTACTTCTTCTTGAAATTCTCCTGCAGCCAGTGCTTGAGCAATTTCTTCTGCACTAGCAGAACGACCATTTACGGCTTCGAAATAATCCAGCCAATCTTGTTTTGACATATTTTAATCTCCTTAACTATTGTTCATACTAGGGTATTATACAAAATTTCTGAACCATTTTCAATGAAAGACTGGAAAATCCCTGTAATATCTTTTGAAAAACATACAAATTCTACTCATTTTTAGAAATTAGTAAAGAAAAAGGCTGGGACAAAAGTCCTAACCTCTCAATTATTTTTGGATTGTCGAGCAAGACGCAGTGGTTGAGTGGGCTCTACTACGCTGATTGCATCAGCTTTTACAGCCCTACTCAACTGTGCGGAGGTGGGACGACGAAATCGAATTCTAACGAATTACCGATTTCTGTCCCACTCTCTTTTTAGGATTCAAATGCATCCATGCCACCTTGGACGTTGGTCACATCATAGCCTTGCTCTTCTAGAAATTGGCAAGCTCGTGCTGAGCGTCGACCTGACTTGCAGATGACATAATAGGGATGATCCTTCTCTAATTCCTGGTAGCGATCTGCTAACTCAGATAAGGGAAGAAGACGAACCCCATCTAAGTGAAGGGCATCATATTCCTCCTGCTCGCGTACATCAAGAACGTGTATATCTCCTTTTTGATAAACTTGGTAAAAGCTTGAAAATGGAATTTCTTTCATGATTTCTCCTGTAAGATATGTTATGGAAGGGTTAGGATTTCATAGTTAAAGCCAATAGACTCTAAAAATCGGAACAAGTCTTGGGTTTTAATAAAGATCGTTTTTTCGTTGGTATTGGGATGGAAGGTCATGATCTTCTCTGACACAATGTCTTTATCGAAATAGACTCGAATATCTTTTTCTTCATTGTTCAATAAACCAAATGGAGAAACTGTTCCTGGCGGTAATTGCATTTTTTCAGCTAAAGAATCTGCTGAAGCCATGCGGATCCGGTTTGCTTCCACTTGCTCTTTAAAATCATCCATATCCAATGGCTTCTGGTCATCCATGATGAGCAGATAGTATTGGGTTTTCTTCTTGTTGGTCAAAAACATGGTCTTGGTCCGGACACCTTCTAAGCCTTCAATATAAGAATCCGCCTGCTCTGTCGTGAATGCAGGTGGGTGCTCCACCACATCAAATGAAATTCCCAACTCATCTAATTTTTCTTTAACTTGTTGATAAGGATCCATCGTCGCTCTCCTTTATTTTTGAATGATCTCTTGTACTAAGGTTTGCAATTCTGGAACCACCTCTGCCTCAAACCAAGGATTTTTAGCCATCCAGATTTGATTGCGAGGGGAAGGGTGAACGAGTGGAAAATAGGTTGGCAAATAGTCTTTAAAATGGTGGACCCGTTCGGTTACCTTGCCGCCAACCTTCTCATGAAGGTAGTATGCTTGGGCATATTGTCCAATTAAGAGGGTCAACTCAATATCCGGACACTCCTTGAGAAGTTGAGGGTGCCACTTTTCCGCAAACCCTTTGCGAGGTGGAAGGTCACCAGATTTCCCATGCCCTGGGAAATAAAAGTCCATGGGAATGACCGCAAACAAACCAGAATGGTAAAAGGTATCTTCGTCAACTCCTAACCATTCGCGCAGACGATCACCACTCTTATCCTTCCAGTAAATACCAGCTTCTTCCGTCTTCATCCCTGGAGCTTGTCCGATAATATTGATACGAGCTGTCTTTGGGGCTGCAAAGAGTGGCTCTATCCCTTTCTCTGTATATTCTTTATTTTGAGGATCTGCCATAATGGCTTGTTTAATGCTTTCAATCGTTGACATAAGTCCTCCTTCTATGGAAAAACTCAGCCAGAAAAACTGGCCGAGTAGTGGATTATTTGATTAGTTCATAGATAGTTTCTGCGTAAATTGCAGCTGCACGATAGAGATCTTCGACATCTGCGAACTCATTAGCTTGGTGCATAGTATTGACATAGTCAGGGAACATAGCACCAAAGGCAACCCCACGTTTCAAGAGGCGACCAAAGGTACCACCACCGATCACTTGTTCGTGTCCTTTGAGGCCAGTTTGTTTCTCATAAACACGCAAGAGAGTGGATACCAATTCATCATCCATCGGAACATAGTGAGGTGTGTGGCCATGGGCTGACAAGCTCACTGTAGCCACTCCTTCGATCTTTTCAAGGGTGGACTTGATGGTTTCAGGATCTGTACCTTGAGGGTAACGGATATTGAGGGCAATAGTGTTGTCTGCTTGGCTGTCATCAAAATGGAAGACACCTGCATTCATACTCAATGGTCCCATTTTGGCATCTGTATGGGCAATTCCTAATTTTTCACCAGCAAAATCTTCGTGAAGAAGTGAAGCTGTCACATGAAGGTAAGCCTTAGCAGCACCACCAAAATCAAATTGGTTCAACAAGAGAGCCAAGTATGTCGCACCATTGATTCCATCTTCAGGAGTTGATCCATGAGCAGATTTCCCAATAATTGTAACAGTATAGGTTTCTTCATCCACAGTTGAGATTTCATACTGAAGCTGGTGTTCCTTGGCAAAGGCATCTAAGAGGCCAGCAAGATCTGGAAGTTGTCCAGAAACGACTGCAGTCGCCGACTCTGGTACCATGTTTTCACGAAGGCCACCTGTAAAGCTATGAAGATGGGCACTTCCTGTGTTGTCATTTCCAAAATGAAGGTACTCAGTGATGTTTCCTTTTTCCCCATTGATGATTGGGAATTCCGCATCTGGTGAGAAGCCAAAATCTGGCTCAGGAAGTCCGACATGTTTGAAATAGTAGTCCATGTCAGCCCAACCTGATTCTTCATCCGTTCCGACTACAAAACGCACGCGCTTAGAAACAGGGAGTCCTAGGTCTTTAATGATCTTCAAACCATAGTAGCAGGCCATTGTAGGCCCTTTATCATCAGACGAACCACGCGCATAGAGCTTACCATCGATAATTTCTGGTTTGTAGGGATCCGTTTTCCAGCCACTACCTGCTGGCACGACGTCCATATGGGCAAAGATCCCAAGCTCTTCTTCTCCTTCACCAAAAATAAAGTGACCGGCATAATTGTCGACATTCTTGGTTTCATAGCCATCACGTTTGGCAATTTCCAAGAATTTTTCAAGAGCTTTTACAGGACCAGGTCCAAAAGGATGCTCTGCATCTGCCTTGCTGTCATCGCGTTCAGAATTGATTTCCAAGAGGCTGTATAGGTCAGCCATCATCTCATCGCGACGTTTTTCTACTTCTGCTTTAAAGTCAACTGTTGTCATGAATTCCTCCTCGAT
Above is a window of Streptococcus sp. LPB0220 DNA encoding:
- the rpsT gene encoding 30S ribosomal protein S20: MEVNNLANIKSAIKRAELNVKQNEKNSAQKSAMRTAIKAFEANPSEELYRAASSAIDKAETKGLIHKNKASRDKARLAAKLG
- a CDS encoding DUF6574 domain-containing protein — protein: MSKQDWLDYFEAVNGRSASAEEIAQALAAGEFQEEVVVPETPQAPEFVAAPTAPVEEPVAAPQAPEFVAAPTAPVEEPVAAPQAPEFVAAPTAPVEEPVAAPQAPDFVAAPTAPVEEPVAAPQAPEFVAAPAAPAEEPVAAPVQEPAPQAAPANGPAFQQAYQQPTQAAYQQAPYQGQPGQPYPAQPSQFGVAVGGYWNWFLSALKRPTAVENPKALNGILQYVLTAFVLTLGTFFTASGFTGGYGMDFRAFMLTLISLFFSLYAFQVAGFFVRRVVLQDKEYSYGRSFEEFGRLSVYTLPLALLAFLVGLVKVYEFYGFVNFLIFFLFFVGTCYVVHQGLNKTSFKADKLLLLVASSVVLLLIAIFVIYVNARILEQVAVGFIPSAPNFSNFGF
- the coaA gene encoding type I pantothenate kinase, whose product is MDKEFLHFEKINRETWQNLHRKTTPPLSQTELNSIKSFNDRINLQDVRDVYLPLTNLIGIYKRSKEDLAFSKGIFLQKTSERQPFIIGVSGSVAVGKSTTSRLLQILLSRTFEGSTVELVTTDGFLYPNAILKEQEILNRKGFPESYDMELLLDFLNQIKNNKSVEIPVYSHEIYDIVPDEKQTILPADFVIVEGINVFQNPQNDSLYMTDFFDFSIYVDAAVNDIESWYIDRFQKLLALAQNDPNNYYYRFTEQPLEEVLSMAHQVWESINLVNLQHYIQPTRNRADLILHKATNHEIDEIYLKR
- a CDS encoding TcaA second domain-containing protein encodes the protein MQKKWVELFEKVIGRKPSPEEFMAGKACGFDLKQIQSIAGNAPAEEVAPVEEPGVEPVEEVKNVDPLLAARQAWLQHFEETYGRKPSAEEFTAAKSQNFEFFVGPVPEAEFVTPDATEETQEYVPQQQTQEYTTPLAAEQTQVFAGPNVTEAGPAQKKQKAPKTKGEKKLSKKKIGIISAIAVLVIALVAAFFYFQSTTRVEVTADKFIKAVDTKDYREAADLLSTDNDKWTKDEAESFITSMEDQGIDIGTELNKIIDNGGEGSYTDKSGNKIFGLEKADKKFGIFQEYRVASYPVQVKVKTNLDQAKLKVAANKTVTLKKDAVTDLGSFHYNTKEMELTAKTEVGNVTSKIHLNPKKATKNNLELQLNSEKRNLEVEFPDEVENPTDVKVVVNGKEVGTSTTFEVDSIPYQEIEVHAVFNMNGETYTTEKAKVTIEEGENDPIELKLAKDTLKRIKSAQDAKKAQAAKEEQNRTLAEEFLKEYRDAVFSSVSNRNNTYSKYYDTQSQAYKDMVEFTTGDGVRKAKIDYYTPGALDIQSVTEENGVVTIKTYEDFTVHYTDSHPDSQNRKYKTYTLKKVGASYVITDIVVTKES
- a CDS encoding rhodanese-like domain-containing protein — encoded protein: MKEIPFSSFYQVYQKGDIHVLDVREQEEYDALHLDGVRLLPLSELADRYQELEKDHPYYVICKSGRRSARACQFLEEQGYDVTNVQGGMDAFES
- a CDS encoding class I SAM-dependent methyltransferase, giving the protein MSKMYFDVNPDAAHDIHDLAVVLLGQKMNFYTDAGVFSKKMIDYGSQVLLSTLDFQEGESVLDVGCGYGPIGLSLAKAQGVAVTMVDVNERALDLAQKNASRNGVEAQIFSSDVYEAVEGVFDHVISNPPIRAGKKVVHQVITGSFEHLKPSGDLTIVIQKKQGAPSAKAKMEETFGNCETVKKDKGYYILRSEKES
- a CDS encoding prolyl-tRNA synthetase associated domain-containing protein, with the protein product MDPYQQVKEKLDELGISFDVVEHPPAFTTEQADSYIEGLEGVRTKTMFLTNKKKTQYYLLIMDDQKPLDMDDFKEQVEANRIRMASADSLAEKMQLPPGTVSPFGLLNNEEKDIRVYFDKDIVSEKIMTFHPNTNEKTIFIKTQDLFRFLESIGFNYEILTLP
- a CDS encoding cytidine deaminase; this encodes MATTELIDLAVEVSKQAYVPYSHFPIGAVLLTKDGEIYTGVNIENASFGLTNCGERTAIFKAVSEGARDFKELIIYGQTEKPISPCGACRQVMAEFFEPDLPVTLVSKDKSTVVMTVKELLPYSFTDLT
- a CDS encoding uracil-DNA glycosylase family protein yields the protein MSTIESIKQAIMADPQNKEYTEKGIEPLFAAPKTARINIIGQAPGMKTEEAGIYWKDKSGDRLREWLGVDEDTFYHSGLFAVIPMDFYFPGHGKSGDLPPRKGFAEKWHPQLLKECPDIELTLLIGQYAQAYYLHEKVGGKVTERVHHFKDYLPTYFPLVHPSPRNQIWMAKNPWFEAEVVPELQTLVQEIIQK
- the ldcB gene encoding LD-carboxypeptidase LdcB/DacB, encoding MKARFSKLTLVTVALLTLTACSQSQSTSSKSSAKEETKQTQTKSSKETSSAKDTSKETGKEESSKAGKSDVKVDSGVSYNGSYYSVKGKYGEVMIANKHYPLSPDFNPGEDPEAVSALHELIAAMQAEGYPISDQYSGFRSYDTQVGLYQNYVNQDGQEAADRYSARPGYSEHQTGLTFDLIDTSGNLVTEPGPSKWLLKNAAKYGFVVRYQEGKEKVTGYMPESWHLRYIGKEAQDIADSGLSLEEYYGFTGGDYVDK
- the deoC gene encoding deoxyribose-phosphate aldolase — protein: MKLNKYIDHTLLKPDAQQEQIEKLIEEAKAYDFASVCVNPTWVNFATEGLRDSDVKVCTVIGFPLGANTPFVKACETKNAIQNGADEIDMVINIGALKSKNLALVEEDIQAVVEASGDKLVKVIIETCLLSDDEKIVACQIAKSAGADFVKTSTGFSTGGATVEDVALMRQTVGPDMGVKASGGARSYEDALAFIEAGATRIGTSSGVAIMEGKVAHGDY
- a CDS encoding pyrimidine-nucleoside phosphorylase, which gives rise to MRAVDIIQKKRDGLALNKEEIEWLIEGYVAGTVPDYQMSAFAMAVYFKGMTTEEISHMTMKMVRTGQQFDLSAIPGIKVDKHSTGGVGDKVTLVLVPLVASFGVPVAKMSGRGLGHTGGTIDKLESIKGFQIERTQEEFIQQVQEIGLSVIGQSDQLVKADKLLYALRDVTATVDTIPLIASSVMSKKIAAGADAILLDVTVGEGAFMKNIEDARRLARTMVDLGNAVGRKTIAVITDMSQPLGTSIGNRLEILEALDILKGQGRADVTEFICELAQIMLKLANVDQSIEAIHEHLTNGQALAKFEEMVAAQGGDLEDLHRPVKVDQVLEVTADKDGVIAALPAMEFGLFAMRLGAGRAVKSDPLDYETGIVFDKKVGEHVKKGERIARIFMNEKNSQERVTEFKKNVKILERAESVKEIIEIIS
- a CDS encoding DNA topology modulation protein; its protein translation is MKIVIIGYSGSGKSTLAGALSRYYSIPKLHMDTLQFQPGWIDSDRDWMEGQMKQFLSQHKDWVIDGNYSWCCYEERMEQADHIIFLNFSRWNCLYRAWKRFRRYKGRVRESMAAGCPERFDWEFIRWILWDGRTKKAKERYRNIRSTYPDKFISLKNQKELDAFLKNIQ